Proteins encoded together in one Marinobacter salsuginis window:
- a CDS encoding putative zinc-binding protein: MTARKQRPLIYSCSGCSDVAQLANNVAVRLDHAGEFEMSCISGVGGKVSSLVKTARSGRPITVIDGCPLHCARACLENIGVEPDEHVRLYDFGFKKRYGQSYGEDAVEEVCDEVRRLTSNRQLIARQA, translated from the coding sequence GTGACCGCGAGAAAGCAGCGCCCACTGATCTACTCATGTTCCGGCTGCTCTGACGTGGCGCAGCTGGCCAACAATGTGGCGGTCCGGCTCGACCATGCCGGCGAATTCGAGATGTCCTGCATCTCGGGGGTCGGCGGGAAAGTGTCGTCCCTGGTGAAAACCGCCAGATCCGGTCGCCCGATCACCGTGATTGACGGCTGTCCGTTGCATTGCGCCCGGGCCTGTCTCGAGAACATTGGTGTTGAACCGGACGAGCATGTCCGGCTCTACGACTTCGGCTTCAAGAAACGTTATGGACAGAGTTACGGCGAAGACGCCGTGGAAGAAGTGTGCGACGAAGTTCGCAGGCTCACCTCAAACCGCCAGCTCATTGCCCGCCAGGCGTAA
- a CDS encoding Crp/Fnr family transcriptional regulator: MAMTQTAETRYTKPVLIAVNKPFDDEDGLQALRSHPLFSELNGKGLQHLIQQSRRIRLGHHQLLYRQDMPAHHFFFVISGRLRLYRLDSSGIDRTLDSIAPGDCFAEVMIYADPPRYACYAEALKSSEVLMIPVKAYQDMLESNPEYAQAALRHYAKRAVSRFHDLEIMTVQNARDRLIRYLIDLLPNGAEEGGEVELPLPKCLVASRLAMQPETFSRILADLKSNGLVRVNRSRLFISDPQRLIEISQ; this comes from the coding sequence ATGGCAATGACACAAACGGCCGAAACCCGCTACACCAAACCCGTGCTCATCGCCGTCAACAAACCCTTTGACGACGAAGACGGCCTTCAGGCCCTGCGCAGCCATCCACTGTTCTCGGAACTCAATGGCAAAGGCCTGCAGCACCTGATCCAGCAGTCCCGAAGAATCCGCCTTGGCCATCACCAGCTGCTCTACCGCCAGGACATGCCGGCGCACCACTTCTTCTTCGTGATCTCCGGCCGCCTGCGTCTTTACCGCCTGGACTCCTCCGGCATCGACCGAACCCTCGATAGCATTGCCCCCGGTGACTGCTTCGCCGAAGTCATGATCTACGCCGATCCGCCCCGGTATGCCTGCTACGCTGAGGCCCTCAAATCCAGCGAAGTGCTGATGATTCCGGTCAAAGCCTATCAGGACATGCTGGAAAGCAACCCCGAATACGCCCAGGCAGCGCTGCGGCATTACGCCAAACGCGCCGTTTCCCGGTTCCACGACCTGGAAATCATGACCGTCCAGAACGCCCGTGACCGTCTGATCCGCTACCTGATCGACCTGCTGCCGAACGGTGCAGAGGAAGGCGGGGAAGTGGAACTGCCGCTCCCCAAGTGTCTGGTGGCCTCCAGGCTGGCGATGCAACCGGAAACCTTCTCCCGGATTCTGGCGGACCTCAAGTCCAACGGCCTGGTTCGGGTTAACCGAAGCCGACTGTTCATTTCAGACCCCCAGCGCCTGATTGAAATCAGCCAGTAA
- a CDS encoding peptidylprolyl isomerase, which yields MQLIPVGDAEKPRNQFPPVYVGETLIGEDDIAREMQHHPAEEVAEAWHEAAKSLVIRELLLQQANRLKLDDIDDEEDRIARALELELNVPEPTEQDCERFYNANPARFRSPTLMAVSHILLAAAPDDVQERIRQEEAGQQLLSSLIDGRSQFAELAKQYSACESRHQGGSLGQISKGQTVDEFERPVLSLQEGLNPELIETRYGWHIVRVDQRIDGQELPYEHVKPQIRQYLSESVTRRAFRQYLQVLAAETGVEGVDLELPDSPLMQ from the coding sequence ATGCAACTCATCCCCGTCGGCGACGCCGAAAAACCCAGAAACCAGTTCCCGCCGGTCTATGTGGGTGAAACCCTCATCGGCGAAGACGACATCGCCCGGGAAATGCAGCATCACCCGGCCGAAGAAGTCGCCGAAGCCTGGCACGAAGCTGCCAAAAGCCTCGTCATCCGAGAGTTGCTCCTGCAGCAGGCCAACCGTCTCAAGCTCGACGACATCGACGACGAAGAAGACCGCATTGCCCGGGCTCTGGAACTTGAGCTCAACGTTCCGGAGCCCACCGAACAGGACTGCGAACGCTTCTACAACGCCAACCCGGCCCGCTTCCGCAGCCCCACACTGATGGCTGTTAGCCACATCCTCCTCGCCGCTGCCCCGGACGACGTCCAGGAACGCATCCGCCAGGAAGAAGCCGGCCAACAGTTACTGTCGTCCCTCATCGACGGCCGCTCCCAGTTCGCCGAACTGGCCAAACAATACTCCGCCTGCGAATCCCGTCACCAGGGCGGCAGCCTCGGCCAGATCAGCAAAGGCCAGACCGTCGACGAATTCGAACGCCCGGTTCTCTCGTTGCAGGAAGGCCTCAACCCGGAACTGATCGAAACCCGCTACGGCTGGCACATCGTCCGCGTCGACCAGCGAATCGACGGCCAGGAGCTTCCGTACGAGCACGTCAAACCCCAGATCCGACAGTATCTGAGCGAGAGCGTAACCCGAAGGGCATTCCGTCAGTACCTGCAGGTTCTGGCAGCGGAAACGGGTGTGGAAGGTGTCGATCTGGAACTCCCGGACTCGCCCCTTATGCAGTAA
- the narI gene encoding respiratory nitrate reductase subunit gamma, with protein MSYLNTLLFGVYPYIALAILVIGTWARYDQGQFTWKAHSSQMLRKKNMVMASVLFHVGVLVIFFGHLVGLLTPHAFYEPFMTPGTKQVMAIVVGGIAGVMAIIGGGMLAWRRLTDPRVKASSTFADNMIIVILVVQLALGLLTILPTMGHLDGSTMLKFSAWAQGIVTLQGGVAGYIADVHWIYKTHIFLGLTIFVLFPFTRLVHMLSVPVEYFGRKYQVVRKRA; from the coding sequence ATGTCCTATCTGAATACACTACTGTTCGGGGTTTATCCCTACATTGCTCTCGCGATTCTGGTGATTGGTACCTGGGCACGCTATGACCAGGGCCAGTTCACCTGGAAAGCCCATTCCAGCCAGATGCTGCGCAAGAAAAACATGGTGATGGCCAGCGTGCTGTTCCATGTGGGCGTACTGGTGATCTTCTTCGGCCACCTGGTGGGCCTGCTGACTCCACACGCCTTCTACGAGCCGTTCATGACGCCTGGCACCAAGCAGGTCATGGCCATCGTCGTCGGCGGTATTGCTGGCGTGATGGCGATCATCGGCGGCGGCATGCTCGCCTGGCGCCGCCTGACCGACCCACGCGTGAAGGCCAGCAGCACCTTTGCGGACAACATGATCATCGTCATTCTGGTGGTTCAGCTGGCACTCGGCCTTCTGACCATCCTGCCCACCATGGGCCATCTGGATGGCAGCACCATGTTGAAGTTCTCGGCCTGGGCTCAGGGCATTGTCACCCTCCAGGGCGGCGTGGCCGGCTACATCGCCGATGTGCACTGGATCTACAAGACCCACATCTTCCTGGGCCTGACCATCTTCGTACTCTTCCCGTTCACCCGCCTGGTGCACATGCTCAGCGTGCCGGTGGAGTATTTCGGTCGGAAGTATCAGGTGGTTCGCAAGCGCGCTTGA
- the narJ gene encoding nitrate reductase molybdenum cofactor assembly chaperone encodes MQLLKVLARVLEYPTEELQASKDALVAAVLEDSRLPRQNKEQLLRCVEMICDGDLLDMQENYVGMFDKGRATSLLLFEHVHGESRDRGQAMVDLMEEYRTNGLEIDARELPDYLPLFLEYLSTRPWDEIRNWLEDIHHILGLLGERLYQRESFYHVVMDSLLTLSGRSANRQELAEIVAAEERDDTPEALDKVWEEEMVKFVDDQGSSCSTGSVVGQRRRELEQTQTIHLSDQLMTDATPRQAGRA; translated from the coding sequence ATGCAACTCTTGAAAGTACTGGCACGGGTGCTTGAGTACCCGACCGAAGAACTCCAGGCCTCCAAAGACGCCCTGGTAGCCGCCGTCCTTGAGGACAGCCGGCTGCCGAGGCAGAACAAGGAGCAACTGCTGCGCTGCGTGGAAATGATCTGCGATGGCGACCTGCTGGACATGCAGGAGAACTACGTGGGCATGTTCGACAAGGGCCGGGCGACATCCCTGCTGCTGTTCGAACACGTGCACGGGGAATCCCGCGACCGGGGCCAGGCCATGGTAGACCTGATGGAGGAGTACCGGACCAACGGTCTGGAGATCGACGCCCGGGAGCTGCCGGATTACCTGCCGCTGTTCCTGGAATACCTCTCCACCCGCCCCTGGGACGAGATCCGGAACTGGCTGGAGGACATCCACCACATCCTGGGCTTGCTGGGCGAGCGACTGTATCAACGGGAAAGCTTCTATCACGTGGTGATGGATTCCCTGCTGACCCTGTCCGGTCGAAGCGCGAACCGCCAGGAGCTTGCGGAGATTGTCGCCGCGGAAGAACGCGACGATACCCCGGAGGCTCTGGACAAGGTCTGGGAAGAGGAAATGGTGAAATTTGTTGATGATCAGGGCAGCTCCTGCAGTACCGGCAGCGTTGTAGGCCAACGCCGCCGCGAACTGGAACAGACCCAGACCATTCACCTGAGTGATCAGCTGATGACGGATGCAACACCCCGTCAGGCAGGGCGCGCCTGA
- the narH gene encoding nitrate reductase subunit beta, translating into MKIRSQVGMVLNLDKCIGCHTCSVTCKNVWTSREGMEYAWFNNVETKPGIGYPKEWENQDKWKGGWMRDSSGKIRPKIGGRFRVLANIFANPDLPQIDDYYEPFDFDYQHLHTAGDTKHQPVARPRSLISGQRMQKIEWGPNWEEILGTEFAKRRKDKNFDQVQADIYGQFENTFMMYLPRLCEHCLNPACVASCPSGAIYKREEDGIVLIDQDKCRGWRMCVSGCPYKKIYFNWKTGKSEKCIFCYPRIEAGMPTVCSETCVGRIRYLGVLLYDADRIEEVASAPGEHELYEKQLEIFLDPFDPKVIEQAKKDGIPMNVIEAAQQSPVYKMAVDWKLALPLHPEYRTLPMVWYVPPLSPIQSAAEAGKVEFDGVLPKIESLRIPVKYLANLLTAGDEKPIVLALKRIMAMRLYKRAETVEAKEDLRALEEAGLTKAQADEMYRYLAIANYEDRFVIPTSHRELAKEAFPDATAHGERNGCGFSFGEGCNGDSKFNMFGGRKQTTSMVQKLSTVKQVDPKQLQE; encoded by the coding sequence ATGAAAATCCGTTCCCAAGTCGGCATGGTGCTGAACCTGGACAAGTGCATTGGTTGCCACACCTGTTCAGTCACCTGCAAAAACGTCTGGACCAGCCGTGAAGGCATGGAGTACGCCTGGTTCAACAACGTCGAGACCAAGCCCGGTATCGGTTACCCGAAAGAGTGGGAGAACCAGGACAAGTGGAAGGGCGGCTGGATGCGCGACAGCTCCGGCAAGATCCGCCCGAAGATCGGTGGCCGTTTCCGGGTGTTGGCGAACATCTTCGCCAACCCTGATCTGCCCCAGATCGACGACTACTACGAGCCGTTCGATTTCGATTACCAGCATCTGCACACCGCTGGCGATACCAAGCATCAACCGGTTGCCCGGCCGCGCTCGCTGATTTCCGGCCAGCGCATGCAGAAAATCGAATGGGGTCCGAACTGGGAAGAGATTCTCGGTACCGAATTCGCCAAGCGCCGCAAGGACAAGAACTTTGACCAGGTGCAGGCAGATATCTACGGCCAGTTCGAGAACACCTTCATGATGTACCTGCCGCGCCTGTGCGAGCACTGCCTGAACCCGGCGTGTGTTGCCAGCTGCCCGAGCGGTGCCATCTACAAGCGTGAGGAAGACGGCATCGTCCTGATCGACCAGGACAAGTGCCGTGGCTGGCGGATGTGTGTCTCCGGCTGCCCGTACAAGAAGATCTACTTCAACTGGAAAACCGGCAAATCCGAGAAGTGCATTTTCTGCTACCCGCGGATCGAAGCCGGTATGCCCACCGTGTGCTCCGAGACCTGTGTTGGCCGGATTCGCTACCTGGGCGTGCTGCTGTACGACGCAGACCGCATTGAGGAAGTGGCCAGCGCCCCGGGCGAGCACGAGCTGTACGAGAAGCAGCTGGAAATCTTCCTCGACCCGTTCGATCCGAAAGTGATCGAGCAGGCGAAGAAGGACGGCATTCCGATGAACGTGATCGAAGCGGCCCAGCAAAGCCCGGTTTACAAGATGGCGGTGGACTGGAAACTGGCCCTGCCCCTGCACCCGGAATACCGCACCCTGCCCATGGTCTGGTACGTGCCGCCCCTGAGCCCGATCCAGTCTGCGGCGGAGGCCGGCAAAGTCGAGTTCGACGGCGTACTGCCGAAGATCGAAAGCCTGCGGATCCCGGTGAAGTACCTGGCCAACCTGCTCACTGCGGGCGATGAGAAGCCGATTGTGCTGGCTCTCAAGCGGATCATGGCCATGCGTCTGTACAAGCGCGCTGAAACCGTTGAAGCCAAGGAAGACCTGCGCGCCCTGGAGGAAGCCGGTCTGACCAAGGCCCAGGCGGACGAAATGTATCGTTACCTGGCCATCGCCAACTACGAGGATCGCTTCGTGATTCCCACCAGCCATCGCGAGCTGGCGAAGGAAGCCTTCCCCGATGCCACCGCCCACGGCGAGCGCAACGGTTGTGGTTTCAGCTTCGGTGAAGGTTGCAACGGCGACAGCAAGTTCAACATGTTCGGTGGCCGAAAGCAGACCACCAGCATGGTTCAGAAGCTGTCGACCGTGAAACAGGTTGACCCTAAACAGCTGCAGGAATAA
- a CDS encoding nitrate reductase subunit alpha, which produces MSHLIDKLNYFRKKREPFAGGHGETHEVSREWEDSYRQRWQHDKIVRSTHGVNCTGSCSWKIYVKNGLVTWETQQTDYPRTRPDLPNHEPRGCPRGASYSWYMYSANRLKYPLMRKHLMKLWRAAKVEHKDPVDAWASIVEDPKKTAEYKPRRGMGGFVRSSWDEVNELIAASNVYTAKKYGPDRIIGFSPIPAMSMVSYAAGSRYLSMIGGVCMSFYDWYCDLPPASPQTWGEQTDVPESADWYNSGYIIAWGSNVPQTRTPDAHFFTEVRYKGTKTVAITPDYAEVSKLSDEWMNPKQGTDAALGMAMGHVILKEFHVEKPSEYFTDYVRRYTDMPYLVMLEEKDDGSYVPGRFLRASDLVDGLGEENNPEWKTIAIDEASGELTAPNGSIGYRWGEKGKWNLKQTAKEKDVNLQLSMVEKHDEVVDVAFPYFGGIEHDHFKHVEIKDVLKHKLGTRKVKLADGSEGRVVTVYDLMVANYGISRGLGDDDGATSYDEVKPYTPAWQEKITGVPAEKVIRIAREFADNADKTKGRSMVIVGAGMNHWYHMDMNYRGLINMLIMCGCIGQSGGGWAHYVGQEKLRPQTGWQPLAFGLDWQRPPRHMNSTSFFYAHSGQWRYEKLGVDEILSPLADKSKFGGSLIDYNVRAERMGWLPSAPQLNRNPLTIAAEAEKAGMEVPDYVAKSMKDGSLAFASEDPEAPENCPRNLFIWRSNLLGSSGKGHEYMLKYLLGTKNGLQGKDLGHEGGAKPQEVKWRDEAPEGKLDLLVTLDFRMSTTCLYSDIVLPTATWYEKNDLNTSDMHPFIHPLTAATDPAWEARSDWEIYKGIAKAFSKATEGHLGVEKDVVTLPLLHDAPAELGQPFDVKDWKKGECDLIPGKTAPNFMTVERDYPNTFARFTSLGPLMDKLGNGGKGINWNTEKEVKFLGDLNYKHIDGANAGRPKIESAIDAAEVILTLAPETNGQVAVKAWQALSDITGLDHTHLATNKEEEKIRFRDIVAQPRKIISSPTWSGLEDEHVSYNAGYTNVHELIPWRTLTGRQQFYQDHEWMRAFGESLLVYRPPINTKAVGSMLNQRSNGNAEKALNWITPHQKWGIHSTYSDNLLMLTLSRGGPIVWLSEDDAKELAIEDNDWIELFNANGAIAARAVVSQRVMPGMVMMYHAQERIVNVPGSEITGTRGGIHNSVTRVCPKPTHMIGGYAQYSYGFNYYGTVGSNRDEFVVVRKMHNVDWLDGEGNDTVQEAVK; this is translated from the coding sequence ATGAGTCATTTGATCGATAAACTGAATTACTTCAGGAAGAAGCGCGAACCGTTCGCGGGCGGCCACGGCGAAACCCACGAAGTCAGTCGCGAGTGGGAAGACAGCTACCGCCAGCGCTGGCAGCACGACAAGATCGTGCGTTCCACCCACGGCGTAAACTGCACCGGCTCCTGCAGCTGGAAGATTTATGTCAAGAACGGCCTGGTAACCTGGGAAACCCAGCAAACCGATTACCCCCGTACCCGTCCGGACCTGCCCAACCATGAGCCTCGCGGCTGCCCCCGTGGTGCCAGCTATTCCTGGTACATGTACAGCGCCAACCGCCTGAAATACCCGCTGATGCGCAAGCACCTGATGAAGCTCTGGCGCGCGGCAAAAGTCGAGCACAAGGATCCCGTCGATGCGTGGGCGTCCATTGTTGAAGATCCCAAGAAAACGGCGGAATACAAGCCTCGTCGCGGCATGGGCGGTTTCGTTCGCTCCAGCTGGGATGAAGTCAACGAGCTGATCGCGGCTTCCAACGTCTACACCGCCAAGAAGTATGGCCCGGACCGCATTATCGGCTTCTCGCCGATTCCCGCCATGTCCATGGTTTCCTACGCGGCCGGCAGCCGTTACCTGTCCATGATCGGTGGCGTCTGCATGAGTTTCTACGACTGGTACTGCGACCTGCCGCCGGCCTCCCCTCAGACCTGGGGTGAACAGACCGACGTGCCCGAGTCCGCGGACTGGTACAACTCCGGCTACATCATTGCCTGGGGCTCTAACGTACCCCAGACCCGTACCCCGGATGCCCACTTCTTTACCGAAGTGCGCTACAAGGGCACCAAAACTGTCGCCATTACTCCGGATTACGCAGAAGTCTCCAAGCTGTCCGACGAGTGGATGAACCCCAAGCAGGGTACCGACGCGGCTCTGGGCATGGCCATGGGCCACGTGATCCTGAAAGAGTTCCACGTCGAGAAGCCCAGTGAGTACTTCACCGATTACGTACGCCGTTACACCGACATGCCGTACCTGGTCATGTTGGAAGAAAAGGACGACGGCAGCTATGTGCCGGGCCGTTTCCTGCGCGCCAGCGATCTGGTGGACGGACTGGGTGAAGAGAACAACCCGGAATGGAAAACCATTGCCATCGACGAGGCGTCTGGGGAACTGACCGCGCCCAACGGCTCCATCGGCTACCGTTGGGGCGAGAAGGGCAAGTGGAACCTCAAGCAGACCGCCAAGGAAAAAGACGTCAACCTGCAGCTCTCTATGGTCGAGAAGCACGACGAGGTTGTGGACGTTGCCTTCCCGTACTTCGGTGGTATCGAGCATGACCACTTCAAGCACGTTGAAATCAAGGATGTGCTCAAGCACAAGCTGGGTACCCGCAAGGTCAAGCTGGCCGATGGCTCTGAAGGCCGCGTTGTCACCGTTTACGATCTGATGGTGGCTAACTACGGCATCAGTCGTGGCCTGGGCGACGACGACGGCGCCACTTCCTATGACGAAGTGAAGCCTTACACCCCGGCCTGGCAGGAAAAGATCACCGGCGTGCCCGCCGAGAAAGTGATCCGCATCGCCCGTGAATTCGCCGACAACGCCGACAAGACCAAGGGTCGTTCCATGGTTATCGTGGGTGCCGGTATGAACCACTGGTACCACATGGACATGAACTACCGCGGCCTGATCAACATGCTGATCATGTGTGGCTGTATCGGCCAGAGCGGCGGTGGCTGGGCGCACTATGTTGGCCAGGAGAAACTGCGCCCGCAGACCGGCTGGCAGCCGCTGGCGTTTGGTCTGGACTGGCAGCGTCCGCCCCGGCACATGAACTCCACCTCCTTCTTCTATGCCCACTCTGGCCAGTGGCGCTACGAGAAGCTGGGCGTGGACGAGATCCTGTCACCTTTGGCCGACAAGTCGAAGTTTGGTGGCAGCCTGATCGACTACAACGTGCGCGCCGAGCGCATGGGCTGGTTGCCGTCGGCACCACAGCTGAACCGCAATCCGCTGACCATTGCCGCTGAAGCCGAGAAGGCCGGCATGGAAGTGCCCGACTATGTGGCCAAATCCATGAAGGATGGCTCCCTGGCGTTTGCCAGCGAGGACCCGGAAGCGCCGGAGAACTGCCCGCGCAATCTGTTCATCTGGCGCTCCAACCTGCTGGGCTCCTCCGGCAAGGGCCACGAGTACATGCTCAAGTACCTGCTGGGCACCAAGAACGGCCTGCAGGGCAAGGACCTGGGCCACGAAGGTGGTGCCAAGCCCCAGGAAGTGAAATGGCGTGACGAAGCGCCCGAAGGCAAGCTGGACCTGCTGGTCACCCTGGACTTCCGCATGTCTACCACCTGCCTGTATTCGGACATCGTTCTGCCGACCGCAACCTGGTACGAAAAGAATGATCTGAATACCTCGGATATGCACCCGTTCATTCACCCGCTGACCGCGGCCACCGATCCGGCCTGGGAAGCACGCAGTGACTGGGAGATCTACAAGGGCATCGCCAAGGCGTTCTCCAAAGCCACCGAAGGCCATCTGGGTGTCGAGAAAGACGTGGTCACACTGCCGCTGTTGCACGATGCGCCAGCGGAACTGGGCCAGCCGTTTGATGTGAAAGACTGGAAGAAAGGCGAGTGCGACCTGATCCCGGGCAAGACCGCGCCCAACTTCATGACCGTTGAGCGGGATTACCCGAACACCTTCGCGCGCTTTACCTCCCTCGGTCCCCTGATGGACAAGCTGGGTAACGGTGGCAAGGGCATCAACTGGAACACCGAGAAAGAAGTGAAGTTCCTGGGTGACCTGAACTACAAGCACATCGACGGCGCCAATGCTGGTCGCCCGAAAATTGAAAGCGCTATTGATGCGGCGGAAGTGATCCTGACCCTGGCTCCGGAAACCAACGGCCAGGTTGCGGTGAAGGCCTGGCAGGCGCTGTCTGACATTACCGGTCTGGACCACACCCATCTGGCGACCAACAAGGAAGAGGAAAAGATCCGCTTCAGGGACATCGTGGCGCAGCCGCGCAAGATCATCTCCAGCCCCACCTGGTCTGGCCTGGAGGACGAGCATGTGTCCTACAACGCCGGCTACACCAACGTGCATGAGCTGATCCCCTGGCGCACCCTGACCGGTCGTCAGCAGTTCTACCAGGACCATGAGTGGATGCGTGCCTTCGGTGAAAGCCTTCTGGTGTACCGCCCGCCCATCAACACCAAGGCGGTGGGCAGCATGCTCAACCAGCGCAGCAACGGCAACGCCGAGAAAGCGCTGAACTGGATCACGCCGCACCAGAAGTGGGGTATCCATAGCACCTACAGCGACAACCTGCTGATGCTGACCCTGTCCCGCGGTGGCCCCATCGTATGGCTGAGTGAGGACGACGCCAAAGAACTGGCGATTGAAGACAACGACTGGATCGAACTGTTCAACGCCAATGGCGCCATCGCGGCCCGGGCTGTGGTCAGCCAGCGTGTTATGCCCGGCATGGTGATGATGTACCACGCCCAGGAGCGGATCGTGAACGTGCCTGGTTCCGAAATCACCGGCACCCGGGGCGGTATCCACAACTCGGTTACCCGGGTATGCCCGAAACCGACCCACATGATTGGCGGTTACGCCCAGTATTCGTACGGGTTCAACTACTACGGCACTGTCGGCTCCAACCGCGACGAATTCGTGGTGGTCCGCAAGATGCACAACGTCGACTGGCTCGACGGTGAAGGCAATGACACTGTTCAGGAGGCTGTAAAATGA
- a CDS encoding MFS transporter, with translation MKSETDRADDRLASLAVVLPLALAGFVVAAGCWTLFAVAGLHLRAELDLSNFQFGFLLAMPMAVGAALAVPAGLAAQKFGARRIMLVCLAGLAACMVILLTTDTFPGYLVAAGGLGLAGGFYSAGLQFVTGHCETSRLGLVLGVFGAGVTGAGFNYYLVPLFHEAFSWHGVPLAYLIVLVLIIALLIMLTDPKDAEADPTAETSVRVLLHRMQTRRAGQLCGYFGVVAGSFFALALWLPDYLSSQFDLPVDSGARLAQWFVIPGALAQVVGGALSDRFGSARVIGRALVVCLIALFVLSYPPMTLFIQGVDATIRVEFALPMPVEGVFVVTLGLAMGCTMGSLQRLVIIENRPVAAFVAGLLLVSACSVAFALPVVFSSVNHWLGIRSAVFMILFLLLVGCLFLFARENRRHEREHLLHPGI, from the coding sequence ATGAAGTCCGAAACGGATCGCGCAGATGACCGGCTGGCGTCATTGGCAGTGGTATTGCCGTTGGCACTGGCGGGCTTTGTTGTAGCTGCCGGTTGCTGGACCCTTTTCGCGGTGGCCGGGCTTCATCTTCGCGCCGAACTCGATCTAAGCAACTTCCAGTTTGGCTTCCTGCTGGCAATGCCGATGGCTGTGGGTGCGGCGCTGGCGGTTCCCGCCGGGCTGGCGGCGCAAAAATTTGGTGCCCGCCGGATCATGCTTGTTTGTCTGGCCGGGCTCGCAGCCTGCATGGTAATACTCCTGACTACCGATACGTTCCCCGGCTACCTGGTTGCCGCCGGAGGCCTGGGGCTGGCCGGTGGTTTTTACAGTGCCGGTTTGCAGTTCGTGACCGGGCACTGCGAAACCTCACGCCTGGGCCTGGTGCTGGGGGTGTTCGGTGCGGGTGTCACCGGTGCGGGATTCAACTACTACCTGGTGCCACTGTTTCACGAAGCCTTTTCCTGGCACGGAGTGCCACTGGCCTATCTTATCGTGCTGGTGCTGATCATTGCGCTACTGATCATGCTGACGGATCCGAAAGATGCGGAGGCGGATCCAACCGCCGAAACATCGGTCAGGGTATTGTTGCACCGTATGCAGACCAGGCGGGCCGGTCAGCTTTGTGGCTACTTTGGGGTTGTCGCCGGCAGTTTCTTCGCGTTGGCCCTGTGGCTGCCCGATTACCTGTCTTCCCAGTTTGATCTGCCAGTAGACTCCGGCGCGCGTCTGGCGCAATGGTTTGTCATTCCAGGTGCTCTTGCGCAGGTGGTTGGAGGCGCGCTTTCCGATCGCTTCGGCAGTGCTCGGGTGATTGGCCGTGCCCTTGTTGTCTGTCTGATTGCCCTGTTTGTTTTGTCCTACCCACCGATGACGCTCTTTATCCAGGGCGTGGATGCCACCATCCGCGTTGAGTTCGCCTTGCCCATGCCCGTGGAGGGCGTGTTCGTGGTCACGCTCGGGCTTGCCATGGGCTGCACCATGGGGAGCCTCCAGCGCTTGGTGATCATCGAAAATCGCCCGGTGGCGGCTTTTGTCGCCGGTCTGCTTCTGGTGAGTGCCTGCTCGGTTGCGTTTGCCCTGCCGGTGGTGTTCAGCAGTGTTAACCACTGGCTAGGCATACGCAGTGCGGTGTTCATGATTCTTTTCCTGCTGCTTGTGGGCTGCCTGTTTCTGTTTGCCCGGGAGAATCGTCGGCACGAGCGCGAACATCTTCTCCACCCGGGGATATAA